One genomic region from Coleofasciculus sp. FACHB-1120 encodes:
- a CDS encoding PH domain-containing protein, with translation MGIKEETFYEGGPHIGDLIINILLGFTVICIPLTVGAIVRALWLRYRITTRRISVTGGWMGRDRTDIIYSEIVNVVKVPRGIGLWGDMVVTLRDGSRLELRALPQFREIYDYINEKVAARTGNPAGGSASR, from the coding sequence ATGGGCATCAAAGAGGAAACCTTCTATGAAGGCGGTCCCCACATAGGTGATTTGATTATTAATATCCTGCTGGGATTTACAGTCATCTGTATACCTCTGACCGTAGGAGCGATTGTGAGAGCGCTTTGGTTGCGCTACCGGATTACGACTCGCCGCATCTCGGTAACGGGTGGTTGGATGGGACGCGATCGCACCGACATTATCTACTCAGAAATTGTTAATGTCGTTAAGGTTCCCCGTGGGATCGGCCTCTGGGGCGATATGGTAGTCACTCTTAGAGATGGCAGCCGCCTAGAACTCAGAGCATTGCCTCAATTCCGGGAAATTTATGACTACATCAATGAGAAAGTGGCAGCCAGAACCGGCAATCCAGCGGGTGGTTCCGCAAGTCGATAA
- a CDS encoding peptidoglycan-binding protein — protein METLAYLHLALIYEASTNSEFPLIWNSQKIFEGLNRQKLSSRASFYLLSLFVSLSVLGMSQAFAMLEPGNTGSEVATLQQRLQQLGYFKAGITGNFGPITTQAVIQFQKANGLEPDGIVGPQTEAALQKKRGRPNQAQVSQVRQVRQVNQRFQSFRQRPQRVSKASQVSQRPRSGVLQEGDRGPEVVALQQRLQKQGYFQAKITGYYGPLTKAAVNRFQQAAGMPVDGIVGSDTQAALLGVGGTEDRTPPKNIASSGQILQLGSNNREVVELQRRLRKLGILQGAMTGYFDQDTKDAVIQFQQAQGLTADGIARPNTILALKNTSDRFNTASSRQILQLGSNNREVVELQRRLRQLGILQGAMTGYFDQDTKDAVIQFQQAQGLTADGIARPNTILALKNTSDRFNVVSLQKRLKENGFYRGPLNGIFEAQTKAAVEAAQRAYGLSADDIVKGRF, from the coding sequence ATGGAAACCCTTGCCTATCTGCATCTTGCCCTGATCTACGAAGCATCTACAAACAGCGAGTTTCCTCTAATCTGGAATAGCCAAAAAATTTTTGAAGGACTAAACCGCCAAAAGCTTTCTAGTCGAGCGAGTTTCTATTTACTATCGCTTTTTGTCTCCCTGAGCGTCTTGGGAATGTCTCAAGCTTTCGCAATGCTTGAGCCAGGAAACACCGGCTCGGAGGTAGCCACTCTCCAGCAGCGCTTGCAGCAGCTAGGCTATTTCAAAGCAGGTATCACAGGCAATTTTGGTCCAATTACGACGCAAGCTGTGATCCAATTCCAGAAAGCGAATGGGTTGGAACCGGATGGCATTGTGGGACCGCAAACCGAAGCCGCCTTACAGAAAAAGCGAGGTAGGCCAAACCAGGCACAGGTCAGCCAAGTTCGGCAGGTCAGACAGGTCAACCAACGTTTCCAGTCTTTTAGACAACGTCCACAGCGGGTTAGCAAGGCTTCTCAGGTCAGCCAACGTCCCAGGAGTGGAGTCCTACAGGAAGGAGACAGGGGCCCGGAGGTAGTAGCCCTCCAGCAACGGTTGCAAAAACAGGGCTATTTTCAGGCAAAAATCACTGGTTATTATGGTCCGCTCACGAAAGCAGCCGTCAACCGATTTCAGCAAGCGGCGGGAATGCCAGTGGATGGCATTGTCGGTTCGGATACCCAGGCAGCTTTGCTGGGTGTGGGAGGCACAGAGGATCGGACTCCGCCTAAAAATATCGCTTCTAGTGGACAGATCCTACAGTTAGGCAGTAACAACCGGGAGGTGGTAGAACTCCAGCGACGGTTGCGGAAACTGGGAATTTTGCAAGGTGCCATGACTGGCTACTTCGATCAAGACACCAAAGACGCTGTGATTCAGTTTCAGCAAGCCCAAGGTTTAACAGCTGATGGAATCGCTAGACCCAATACTATATTGGCTCTGAAAAATACAAGCGATCGCTTTAATACAGCTTCGAGTCGACAGATCCTACAGTTAGGCAGTAATAACCGGGAGGTGGTAGAACTCCAGCGACGGTTGCGGCAGCTGGGAATTTTGCAAGGTGCCATGACTGGCTACTTCGATCAAGACACCAAAGACGCCGTAATTCAGTTTCAGCAAGCCCAAGGTTTAACGGCTGATGGAATTGCTAGACCCAATACTATATTGGCTCTGAAAAATACAAGCGATCGCTTTAATGTAGTGTCCTTACAAAAGCGTCTGAAAGAAAACGGCTTTTATCGCGGTCCGTTAAATGGAATTTTTGAGGCACAAACTAAAGCAGCAGTCGAAGCTGCCCAGCGTGCTTATGGTCTTAGTGCTGATGACATCGTGAAGGGGCGTTTTTAA
- a CDS encoding YceD family protein has product MNAIYIPGLLKAPERTEVIEIDDFLPELETLMPVRGKMKVSHQGNYLDVSVKVETIVTLTCHRCLQQYNHRLAVNTSEMIWLDEAADQPDSGPVERETPLEDLLEMLPPQGHFQPDVWLYEQMCLAIPPRQLCDKDCSGIQPANIDGSDSLSDRRWEALEALKKQFPK; this is encoded by the coding sequence ATGAACGCGATTTATATTCCTGGGCTTCTGAAAGCGCCAGAGCGCACAGAAGTCATTGAAATTGATGATTTTTTACCAGAACTGGAAACTTTGATGCCGGTTCGCGGAAAAATGAAAGTTTCCCATCAAGGAAATTACCTGGATGTCTCTGTTAAGGTAGAAACAATTGTCACTCTCACTTGCCATCGCTGCTTGCAACAATATAATCACCGGCTAGCCGTCAATACATCAGAAATGATTTGGTTAGATGAAGCGGCTGACCAACCAGATAGCGGGCCAGTAGAACGAGAAACCCCACTCGAAGATTTGTTAGAAATGCTGCCGCCGCAGGGTCATTTTCAGCCTGATGTTTGGCTGTACGAACAAATGTGTTTGGCAATACCTCCAAGGCAGCTTTGTGACAAAGACTGTTCGGGGATTCAACCAGCGAATATTGATGGCTCAGATAGTTTATCTGACCGGCGATGGGAAGCTCTGGAAGCGCTTAAAAAACAATTCCCTAAATAG
- a CDS encoding transcriptional repressor, translating into MSFYTATSLKAELNERGWRLTPQRETILNVFQHLPRGQHLSAEDLHELLHSEGEDISLSTIYRTLKLMARLGILRELELAEGHKHYELNQPYPHHHHHLICVRCNKTIEFKNDSILKTGTRTARKEGYHLLDCQMTIHAICPTCQRALLPI; encoded by the coding sequence ATGTCTTTCTACACAGCAACCTCACTCAAGGCTGAACTGAACGAACGGGGCTGGCGTTTAACTCCCCAACGGGAAACGATCCTGAATGTCTTTCAACATCTTCCCAGAGGTCAGCATCTTAGTGCTGAAGACCTCCACGAGTTGTTGCACAGTGAAGGTGAGGACATAAGCTTATCCACCATTTACCGAACCTTAAAGTTAATGGCTCGGCTGGGCATTTTGCGCGAACTGGAACTGGCAGAAGGACATAAGCATTACGAACTCAATCAACCTTATCCTCATCACCATCACCATTTGATCTGTGTTCGGTGTAACAAGACGATTGAATTCAAAAATGACTCGATTTTAAAAACCGGCACCAGAACAGCCAGAAAAGAAGGGTACCACCTGCTTGACTGTCAGATGACGATTCACGCCATCTGTCCGACTTGCCAGCGGGCGTTACTACCCATTTAA
- a CDS encoding R3H domain-containing nucleic acid-binding protein → MSDRRMQRGQQWLEQLLQLAQFPTGVKETAIQTIPQGSDSSQAELEAYWLTIDETKLTSAQIQALVGSEGATLDAIQYLANAILNLGQEREEQTAYTIELDGYRARRQAELQALAEDAAQQVRSSGQEFELKSLSSAERRQVHTFFQECDDLETYSRGQEPDRRLVVRLKS, encoded by the coding sequence ATGAGCGATCGCAGAATGCAGCGGGGTCAGCAGTGGCTAGAGCAACTCCTGCAACTAGCTCAATTTCCTACCGGGGTCAAAGAAACCGCAATCCAAACGATTCCACAAGGCAGTGACTCCTCCCAAGCAGAATTAGAAGCTTACTGGTTGACAATCGACGAAACCAAACTAACCTCCGCACAAATTCAAGCCTTGGTAGGTTCTGAAGGTGCGACTCTCGATGCCATCCAGTACCTTGCTAATGCCATTTTGAACTTGGGTCAAGAGCGGGAGGAGCAGACAGCTTACACCATTGAACTTGATGGCTATCGCGCTCGACGTCAAGCGGAACTCCAGGCACTTGCTGAGGATGCCGCGCAGCAAGTTCGCTCTTCTGGTCAAGAATTTGAATTAAAATCCTTGTCTTCAGCGGAGCGGCGTCAAGTTCATACTTTTTTCCAAGAGTGCGACGATTTAGAAACCTATAGTCGGGGTCAAGAACCAGACCGGCGTCTGGTTGTGCGATTAAAAAGTTAA
- a CDS encoding AAA family ATPase — protein MSFSEEFELLLRARYPLIYIPTPEEERVEVAIAQVAQRLGDRPVYIWDFVDGYQGNPNDAGSGRRNPVQALEFVEKMAANAPGIFILRDFSRFLEDISVYRKLRNLSRRLKSQPKNIVIVAPQIAIPSDLSEVLTILEFPLPAPAEIKTEVERLLGATGKSLTSKILDELVRSCQGLSMERIRRVLARAIATHGELRPEDVELVLEEKRQTIRQTQILEFYSSSERISDIGGLDNLKDWLLRRGGAFSERARQYGLPYPRGLLLVGIQGTGKSLTAKAIAHHWHLPLLRLDVGRLFGGLVGESESRTRQMIQLAEALAPCVLWIDEIDKAFSGIDGKSDAGTTSRVFGTFITWLAEKTSPVFVVATANNIQALPPEMLRKGRFDEIFFVGLPEQEERRAIFAVHLSRLRPHNLSSYDLDRVAYETPDFSGAEIEQTLIEAMHIGFSQNRDFTTDDILEAASQIVPLARTAQEQIQFLQDWAAAGKARMASRHSPLSNRFHQLQQPESQA, from the coding sequence ATGAGCTTCAGTGAAGAGTTTGAACTGCTGCTACGCGCCCGATATCCATTAATTTATATTCCGACTCCCGAAGAGGAGCGAGTAGAAGTAGCGATCGCCCAGGTAGCTCAACGGTTGGGCGATCGCCCAGTCTATATCTGGGATTTTGTCGATGGCTACCAGGGAAATCCCAACGATGCCGGTTCGGGACGCCGCAATCCGGTTCAAGCATTGGAATTTGTGGAAAAAATGGCAGCAAATGCCCCAGGAATCTTTATTCTGCGGGATTTTTCCCGTTTCTTAGAAGATATATCAGTTTATCGCAAGCTGAGGAATCTGTCACGGCGTCTGAAATCCCAGCCGAAAAATATTGTCATCGTCGCGCCGCAAATTGCCATTCCCAGCGACTTGAGTGAAGTCCTAACGATTCTGGAGTTTCCATTACCAGCGCCAGCAGAGATCAAGACGGAAGTGGAACGCTTACTAGGTGCCACAGGTAAATCCCTCACCAGCAAAATTTTGGATGAATTGGTGCGTTCCTGCCAAGGTCTATCAATGGAGCGGATTCGGCGCGTCTTGGCACGTGCGATCGCAACCCACGGCGAACTACGCCCCGAAGACGTGGAACTGGTGCTAGAAGAAAAGCGTCAAACCATTCGCCAGACGCAAATATTAGAGTTTTATTCGAGTAGCGAGAGAATTTCGGATATTGGCGGCTTAGATAATCTAAAAGACTGGCTTTTGCGGCGCGGCGGTGCCTTTTCAGAACGAGCAAGGCAATATGGTCTACCTTATCCCAGAGGGTTACTCCTAGTAGGAATTCAAGGAACCGGAAAATCGCTGACAGCAAAAGCGATCGCCCATCACTGGCACTTACCTTTATTACGTTTAGATGTGGGGCGTCTTTTTGGAGGATTGGTGGGAGAATCGGAATCTCGCACCCGGCAAATGATTCAACTAGCAGAAGCTTTAGCTCCTTGCGTGCTGTGGATCGATGAAATTGACAAAGCTTTCTCTGGTATTGATGGCAAAAGCGATGCCGGAACTACCAGCCGCGTCTTCGGCACCTTTATTACTTGGCTGGCAGAAAAAACTTCACCCGTGTTCGTTGTGGCGACGGCTAACAATATTCAAGCTTTACCGCCGGAAATGCTTCGCAAAGGTAGATTTGATGAAATCTTTTTTGTTGGTTTGCCCGAACAAGAGGAACGTCGTGCCATTTTTGCGGTACACTTATCCAGGCTGCGACCTCACAATTTGAGTAGTTACGATCTCGATCGGGTCGCATACGAAACCCCCGATTTTTCTGGGGCAGAAATTGAGCAAACCTTGATAGAAGCGATGCACATTGGCTTTAGCCAGAATCGAGACTTCACCACCGATGATATTTTAGAAGCCGCCAGTCAGATTGTGCCCTTAGCTCGAACAGCCCAAGAGCAAATTCAATTTTTACAAGACTGGGCAGCCGCAGGTAAAGCCCGTATGGCATCAAGACACAGCCCATTGAGTAATCGCTTTCATCAGCTGCAACAACCGGAATCACAAGCATGA
- the yidC gene encoding membrane protein insertase YidC → MDFGIGFLSNNVMLPILDFFYGIVPSYGLAIVALTLVIRFALYPLSAGSIRNMRRMKVSQPLMKKRQEEIQKLYKDDPAKQQEEMSKLFKEFGNPLAGCFPVLLQMPILFALFATLRGSPFSDVNYTVNLQVFPQEQIERIQPQAFVTAPQNIYFSDGVHAPIAALLPGGNRLTIGEKAKIEFQTVEGKPLRELLADYPETKLIPRWKVTKGEERVQVNEDGTLEALQPGEVTVQGTVPGLAADKGFLFIDALGRVGAFDEDGTIHWDIIGMVLFFGISLYLNQVLSGQNDSTDANAQQATVNKLTPILFSGMFLFFPLPAGVLMYMVIANIFQTAQTFILSREPLPENLQKMVEVQEKETKAKEAKEREALPFEPGRSKKKASS, encoded by the coding sequence ATGGACTTTGGTATCGGGTTTCTCTCCAATAACGTCATGCTGCCAATCCTGGATTTCTTCTACGGGATTGTGCCTAGCTATGGTCTCGCCATCGTGGCGCTGACACTGGTGATTCGCTTTGCTCTCTATCCCCTGAGTGCTGGCTCCATTCGCAATATGCGGCGGATGAAAGTTTCCCAACCGCTGATGAAAAAGCGACAAGAAGAAATTCAGAAGCTTTACAAGGACGATCCTGCAAAACAGCAGGAGGAAATGAGCAAGCTGTTTAAAGAATTCGGCAACCCCTTAGCTGGGTGCTTCCCTGTGTTGCTGCAAATGCCGATTCTCTTTGCATTGTTTGCCACCTTGCGAGGATCTCCGTTCTCAGATGTGAATTACACGGTCAATTTGCAAGTCTTTCCTCAAGAACAAATTGAACGGATTCAACCGCAAGCTTTCGTGACAGCGCCACAAAACATTTACTTTTCAGATGGCGTTCATGCCCCGATTGCGGCGCTGCTGCCAGGAGGAAACCGCCTGACGATTGGGGAAAAGGCTAAAATTGAATTTCAAACCGTAGAGGGCAAACCCCTTCGGGAACTCCTCGCCGATTACCCTGAAACCAAGCTGATTCCCCGCTGGAAGGTCACTAAAGGCGAAGAAAGGGTACAGGTGAATGAAGATGGCACCCTGGAAGCTCTTCAGCCTGGAGAAGTCACAGTGCAGGGGACAGTTCCAGGACTAGCGGCAGATAAAGGATTTCTCTTTATTGATGCCTTAGGTCGTGTGGGCGCTTTTGATGAAGACGGAACCATTCACTGGGATATTATCGGCATGGTGCTATTCTTTGGCATCAGTTTGTATCTCAACCAGGTTCTCTCGGGACAGAACGATTCCACCGATGCAAACGCGCAGCAAGCTACGGTCAACAAACTCACCCCAATTCTATTTTCTGGGATGTTTTTGTTCTTCCCACTGCCTGCTGGAGTGCTGATGTACATGGTCATTGCTAACATTTTCCAAACTGCTCAGACGTTTATTTTGTCGCGGGAACCCCTGCCAGAAAACCTTCAGAAAATGGTAGAAGTCCAAGAAAAAGAAACGAAAGCAAAGGAAGCAAAGGAAAGAGAAGCACTTCCCTTTGAACCGGGCCGTTCTAAGAAAAAGGCTTCGAGTTAG
- a CDS encoding peptidoglycan-binding protein, whose product METLAYLHLALVYETPVQEAGVSPVGENQEFLTGLNWKKLSSHATIHFLSIAVALAMLGIASQALAQRTLKQGDRGSEVRALQQRLQARGFSVPATGNFGSKTRNAVIRFQQANRLTPDGIVGRGTRAELFNQVRPTISQTFNNDPFTLPPPDRILDSVPDNPTLSAPNIPTLRAENIYPEDNYSEDTYADIRLVQQQLVRAGFNPGSIDGAFGPKTARALREFQGSVGLYPSGTITSETLRALEDDIAGRPSQQLSDYSNWNARSRRSLQPGDRGSEVEDLQRRLSDQGFNPGGIDGIYGSNTQRAVRRFQQARRLYPDGIADARTLGELGINFAENRYVVVVPGNNQTLNKVLRYVPNADLGPKSKRGSYVNAGAFSTRHLAESRSELLRSRGLDARVVYRP is encoded by the coding sequence ATGGAAACCCTTGCCTATCTTCATCTAGCCTTAGTCTACGAAACACCTGTACAAGAAGCCGGTGTTTCTCCGGTTGGGGAAAACCAGGAATTTCTAACCGGATTGAATTGGAAAAAGCTTTCTAGCCACGCAACGATTCACTTTCTATCGATTGCCGTTGCCTTAGCGATGCTAGGAATCGCTTCTCAGGCGTTAGCACAGAGAACGCTGAAACAAGGCGATCGCGGTTCTGAGGTACGCGCACTACAACAGCGGTTACAGGCGCGAGGCTTTAGTGTACCTGCTACTGGAAATTTTGGCTCGAAAACTAGAAATGCGGTGATTCGATTCCAGCAAGCCAATCGGCTCACACCAGATGGGATTGTCGGTCGAGGAACCAGGGCAGAATTATTTAATCAAGTTAGACCGACTATAAGCCAAACCTTCAACAATGACCCATTTACGCTGCCACCTCCGGACAGGATTCTCGACTCTGTTCCGGACAACCCTACACTGTCTGCTCCCAACATCCCTACACTGAGGGCAGAAAATATCTATCCAGAAGATAACTATTCAGAAGATACTTATGCAGACATCAGGCTTGTCCAACAACAGTTAGTGAGGGCAGGTTTCAACCCCGGTTCTATTGATGGAGCCTTTGGCCCAAAAACGGCGCGAGCTCTCAGAGAATTCCAGGGAAGTGTAGGTTTATACCCTAGCGGGACGATTACTTCAGAAACGCTGCGCGCACTAGAGGACGACATTGCCGGTCGTCCAAGTCAACAACTGAGCGACTACAGCAACTGGAACGCCCGGAGTCGGAGAAGTCTCCAACCCGGCGATCGCGGTTCCGAAGTCGAGGATCTCCAACGACGATTGAGCGACCAAGGCTTCAACCCTGGTGGCATTGATGGGATTTATGGTTCCAATACCCAGCGAGCTGTCAGGCGGTTCCAGCAGGCTCGGCGTTTATACCCGGATGGCATTGCAGATGCACGAACCTTAGGGGAATTAGGAATTAATTTTGCTGAGAATCGCTACGTGGTAGTCGTACCTGGGAATAACCAAACGTTGAATAAAGTCCTCCGCTATGTACCCAATGCGGATCTCGGACCGAAATCGAAACGAGGTTCCTATGTAAATGCAGGGGCTTTTTCTACTCGACATCTTGCGGAAAGCCGCTCCGAGTTACTGCGATCGCGCGGACTAGATGCACGAGTGGTATATCGCCCCTAG
- a CDS encoding peptidoglycan-binding protein, giving the protein METLAYLYVAVAYEETTDPLTFPVLEKLEIFKDLDRQKLSSTATSYLLSLALNLVFLSLLHSANAIQTEDRGAEVTALQTNLMAANYYKGPITGYYGKLTEAAVRRFQAISDLDADGIAGSETLAALKQYLESKTKKSKKSPKTPQTSAMTVGKRGLRLGDRGPEVTEAQERLKAAGFDPGSIDGKYGRKTEQAVKRFQVARGLKIDGIMGRETWFAAGYLATSNSPYSVIVMAETTETLRQVRQYVPNAYQDSSSDSNIQAGAFANEYGAERQSQMLRSQGLNARVVYRR; this is encoded by the coding sequence ATGGAGACGCTTGCCTATCTTTATGTAGCAGTCGCTTACGAGGAAACGACAGATCCTCTAACTTTTCCAGTTCTAGAGAAGTTAGAAATTTTTAAGGATCTCGACCGGCAAAAGCTTTCTAGCACAGCGACTAGCTATTTGCTATCACTAGCGCTAAATCTAGTTTTCCTCAGTTTGCTCCACAGTGCTAACGCAATACAGACAGAGGATAGGGGTGCTGAAGTGACGGCTTTGCAAACAAACTTGATGGCAGCTAACTACTATAAGGGACCGATCACTGGATACTACGGCAAGTTGACAGAGGCAGCAGTGAGGCGCTTCCAAGCAATCAGTGACTTAGACGCTGACGGCATTGCGGGTTCCGAGACCCTAGCCGCCTTAAAGCAATATCTGGAGAGCAAAACTAAGAAAAGTAAGAAGTCGCCCAAAACTCCGCAGACGAGTGCAATGACCGTTGGTAAGCGCGGGTTGCGACTGGGCGATCGCGGCCCAGAAGTCACCGAAGCTCAGGAAAGGCTGAAAGCGGCTGGTTTTGACCCAGGTTCGATTGATGGAAAATATGGTAGGAAAACTGAGCAAGCGGTGAAGCGCTTTCAAGTGGCGAGGGGTTTAAAGATTGACGGCATTATGGGTCGGGAAACCTGGTTTGCCGCCGGGTATCTTGCGACTTCAAATTCTCCTTACTCGGTGATTGTAATGGCTGAGACTACCGAGACGCTGCGCCAAGTGCGCCAGTATGTACCAAATGCTTATCAGGACTCTAGTAGCGATTCAAATATTCAGGCAGGAGCATTTGCCAATGAGTATGGGGCAGAACGCCAGTCACAAATGTTGCGATCGCAAGGATTGAATGCACGAGTGGTATATCGCCGATAG
- the rpmH gene encoding 50S ribosomal protein L34, whose protein sequence is MTQRTLGGTNRKQKRTSGFRARMRTKNGQAVIKARRKKGRYRLSV, encoded by the coding sequence ATGACTCAGCGCACTCTGGGCGGCACTAATCGTAAACAAAAAAGAACATCTGGTTTTCGGGCACGGATGCGTACCAAAAATGGTCAGGCTGTCATCAAAGCTCGGCGAAAAAAGGGACGTTATCGCCTTTCCGTTTAG
- a CDS encoding SH3 domain-containing protein, producing MSWSGLAKFIIGFFLAIALLVVAGGATAYYVLTKLSTPPPKPVYANDKAEVKAKASPGAIKTTSASSAQPKPTPTPSAAPAKVLEPGAYTARVTWREGLSLREAPTLEANRVGGVGYNQRIVVLKESDDKRWQQIRLEEGEQQGWIKAGNIERVDTAQQ from the coding sequence ATGAGTTGGTCGGGTTTAGCAAAATTTATAATTGGTTTCTTCTTAGCGATCGCCCTCCTAGTCGTGGCTGGTGGTGCCACTGCTTATTACGTCCTAACGAAACTCTCAACGCCACCGCCCAAGCCGGTTTATGCAAATGATAAAGCAGAGGTAAAAGCCAAGGCTTCTCCTGGCGCTATCAAGACAACATCGGCGTCTTCGGCTCAACCTAAACCGACACCGACGCCCAGCGCTGCTCCTGCTAAAGTGCTAGAACCCGGAGCCTACACCGCTCGCGTTACCTGGCGCGAAGGTTTAAGCTTACGAGAGGCACCAACTTTGGAAGCTAACCGCGTCGGTGGGGTCGGATACAACCAGCGGATCGTGGTTCTCAAAGAAAGCGATGATAAAAGATGGCAACAAATACGTCTGGAAGAGGGCGAACAACAGGGCTGGATCAAAGCCGGTAATATTGAGCGAGTTGATACAGCACAACAGTAA
- the rnpA gene encoding ribonuclease P protein component has product MALSRANRLRHRQDFTAVYQSGLRRNAPHFALRALRQPSGAGVMKTAEVMPTRIGISISQKVSKRAVIRNRIKRRIRAAIRQMLPRIAPGWRLVIVVRPIAVECDYGQILRELEQLLAEAEVLNGHQRGNLL; this is encoded by the coding sequence GTGGCATTATCCAGAGCGAATCGACTCCGGCACCGGCAAGATTTCACCGCTGTGTATCAGAGTGGTCTGCGTCGCAATGCCCCGCACTTTGCTTTAAGAGCGTTAAGGCAACCAAGCGGCGCTGGGGTCATGAAAACTGCTGAAGTGATGCCAACCCGCATCGGTATCTCCATCAGCCAAAAAGTCAGCAAGCGGGCAGTCATCCGGAACCGTATCAAGCGACGGATTCGGGCAGCGATTCGTCAGATGTTACCTCGCATTGCACCTGGCTGGCGATTGGTCATCGTTGTGCGACCCATAGCAGTGGAGTGCGATTATGGTCAAATTTTGCGAGAATTAGAGCAGTTGTTGGCAGAAGCAGAGGTACTCAATGGGCATCAAAGAGGAAACCTTCTATGA